From a region of the Cucumis sativus cultivar 9930 chromosome 6, Cucumber_9930_V3, whole genome shotgun sequence genome:
- the LOC101218878 gene encoding protein SUPPRESSOR OF K(+) TRANSPORT GROWTH DEFECT 1 — protein MYSNFKEQAIEYVKQAVHEDNAGNYAKAFPLYMNALEYFKTHLKYEKNPKIKEAITQKFTEYLRRAEEIRAVLDDGGPGPASNGDAAVATKPKTKPKDGEGGDGEDPEQAKLRAGLNSAIIREKPDVKWNDVAGLESAKQALQEAVILPVKFPQFFTGKRRPWRAFLLYGPPGTGKSYLAKAVATEADSTFFSISSSDLVSKWMGESEKLVSNLFQMARDSAPSIIFIDEIDSLCGQRGEGNESEASRRIKTELLVQMQGVGHNDQKVLVLAATNTPYALDQAIRRRFDKRIYIPLPDLKARQHMFKVHLGDTPHNLTEADFENLARKTDGFSGSDISVCVKDVLFEPVRKTQDAMFFIMTPDGMWVPCGPKQQGAVQISMQELAAKGLASKILPPPITRTDFDKVLARQRPTVSKSDLEIHERFTKEFGEEG, from the exons ATGTATAGCAATTTCAAGGAGCAAGCTATTGAATACGTGAAGCAGGCGGTACATGAAGATAATGCTGGCAATTACGCAAAAGCCTTTCCGCTGTATATGAACGCCTTGGAGTACTTCAAAACTCATTTGAAGTATGAGAAAAATCCCAAGATCAAGGAAGCTATTACCCAGAAATTCACCGAGTATTTGCGCCGGGCTGAGGAGATACGTGCTGTTTTGGATGATGGCGGTCCTGGTCCGGCTTCCAATGGAGATGCAGCTGTTGCAACTAAACCCAAGACGAAACCTAAGGATGGAGAAGGAGGAGATGGAGAGGATCCAGAACAGGCTAAGTTACGGGCTGGTCTTAATTCCGCAATCATAAGGGAGAAACCGGATGTTAAGTGGAACGATGTTGCTGGATTGGAGAGCGCCAAGCAGGCGTTGCAAGAGGCTGTAATATTACCCGTTAAGTTCCCCCAGTTCTTTACTG GTAAGAGGCGACCATGGCGAGCTTTCTTGTTATATGGGCCTCCTGGAACTGGAAAGTCATACTTGGCAAAGGCTGTTGCGACAGAGGCTGACTCGACATTTTTCAG CATTTCTTCTTCGGACCTTGTCTCGAAATGGATGGGTGAAAGCGAGAAGCtagtttcaaatctttttcAAATGGCTCGTGATAGCGCGCCTTCTATCATCTTTATTGATGAAATAGATTCGTTGTGTGGTCAACGAGGTGAAGGTAATGAAAGTGAAGCTTCAAGACGCATTAAGACTGAACTTCTTGTGCAAATGCAG GGTGTAGGACACAATGATCAAAAGGTTCTTGTTCTTGCTGCAACAAATACTCCCTATGCTTTGGATCAG GCCATTCGTCGACGATTCGACAAGCGGATATACATTCCTCTACCTGATTTGAAAGCCAGACAGCACATGTTCAAA GTGCATCTGGGGGATACACCACATAATTTAACAGAAGcagattttgaaaacttagcaCGCAAGACAGATGGTTTCTCGGGTTCAGATATTTCAGTTTGT GTGAAGGATGTGCTCTTTGAACCTGTACGTAAAACTCAAGATGCTATGTTCTTCATTATGACTCCTGATGGTATGTGGGTACCTTGTGGACCAAAGCAACAAGGAGCTGTCCAAATTAGCATGCAAGAGTTAGCAGCCAAAGGACTTGCCTCAAAG ATTCTTCCTCCACCAATTACAAGAACAGATTTTGACAAGGTCTTAGCTAGACAAAGGCCTACGGTGAGTAAATCTGATCTGGAAATTCATGAAAGGTTTACAAAAGAGTTTGGGGAGGAAGGTTGA
- the LOC101218639 gene encoding beta-1,6-galactosyltransferase GALT29A, whose translation MKRTVRPVFSVLLFITFSVTLIFRLIFRRGLTSFDLETNVITPRPPPFVFNSTLLKFASVDLAEAQLKREIEQLLEANFGGPRTYKTYATWRKFNHYSKKARPSNSFPVTFRSPAFYRHWLDFRRALSGWARRKGYATDIMPELVRLIKHPLDKHSELVGSDQRYPSCAVVGNSGILLNSGYGRLIDSHDVVIRLNNAKTDNYENKVGSKTNISFINSNILHLCARREGCFCHPYGPNVPTVMYICQPVHFMDYTICNTSHKSPLLVTDPSFDALCSKIVKYYSIKRFVEVTGKSSEEWSSAHEGPLFHYSSGMQAVMLAVGICDKVSIFGFGKSVSAKHHYHTNQKAELSLHDYEAEYAFYYDLISRPQRIPFLSDKFKVPPTVLYQ comes from the coding sequence ATGAAGCGCACGGTCCGTCCAGTGTTCAGTGTGCTGCTGTTCATCACCTTTTCCGTCACTCTCATTTTCCGCCTTATCTTCCGTCGTGGTTTGACTTCCTTTGATTTGGAAACTAATGTAATCACTCCGAGACCTCCACCGTTTGTGTTCAATTCAACACTGCTGAAATTTGCTTCCGTTGATTTGGCTGAGGCACAGttgaagagagagatagagcAATTATTGGAGGCCAACTTTGGTGGTCCGAGAACGTACAAGACTTACGCTACTTGGCGAAAATTCAATCACTACAGCAAGAAAGCGAGGCCCTCGAATAGCTTTCCAGTAACGTTCCGCTCACCAGCTTTTTACCGACATTGGCTTGATTTCCGGCGAGCATTGAGTGGCTGGGCGAGAAGAAAGGGGTATGCGACGGATATAATGCCAGAACTGGTAAGACTTATCAAACATCCATTGGACAAGCACAGTGAGTTGGTTGGTTCAGATCAAAGGTACCCATCATGTGCCGTCGTGGGAAACAGTGGAATCTTATTGAACAGTGGTTATGGGAGGCTAATTGACAGCCACGATGTTGTCATTCGATTGAACAACGCAAAAACAGATAACTATGAGAACAAAGTTGGATCTAAAACCAACATATCTTTCATCAATAGCAACATCTTGCACCTTTGTGCTAGAAGAGAAGGGTGTTTTTGCCATCCTTATGGGCCAAACGTACCGACAGTCATGTATATTTGTCAACCTGTACATTTCATGGATTACACTATCTGCAACACCTCCCACAAATCTCCATTGCTGGTAACAGATCCAAGTTTTGATGCTCTGTGCTCTAAGATTGTGAAGTACTACTCTATCAAACGTTTCGTGGAGGTGACAGGGAAGTCGTCGGAAGAATGGAGCTCAGCCCATGAAGGTCCTTTATTCCACTACTCTTCCGGCATGCAAGCTGTCATGTTGGCGGTAGGAATTTGTGACAAAGTTAGTATATTTGGATTTGGAAAATCGGTTTCAGCAAAACATCATTATCACACAAACCAGAAAGCTGAACTGAGTCTACACGATTACGAGGCAGAGTATGCTTTCTATTACGATCTGATTTCCAGGCCACAGAGAATACCTTTCTTGTCGGACAAGTTTAAGGTACCTCCAACCGTTTTATATCAATGA
- the LOC101204159 gene encoding glucose-1-phosphate adenylyltransferase large subunit 3, chloroplastic/amyloplastic has protein sequence MVASAAAHLHTAMALHKVTNSNMLQVRFCNGEFMGKKLTFQQRKQNINYIPNLKRKLCISSLIADIAAESKLRGLNMEKRDSRTVVAVILGGGAGTRLFPLTKQRAKPAVPIGGAYRLIDVPMSNCINSGINKVYILTQFNSASLNRHLARAYNFGSGVTLGDGFVEVLAATQTPGEAGKRWFQGTADAVRQFHWLFEDARSKDIEDVLILSGDHLYRMDYMDFVQNHRQSGADITLSCIPIDDSRASDFGLMKIDNSGRVISFSEKPRGKDLKAMEVDTTVLGLSKDEALRKPYIASMGVYIFKKEILLNILRWRFPTANDFGSEIIPFSAREFLMKAYLFNDYWEDIGTIRSFFEANLALTEQPPRFSFYDETKPIYTSRRNLPPTKIDNCKIVDSIISHGCFLTNSFIDHSVVGIRSRINSNVHLKDTVMLGADFYETEGEVAALLAEGRVPIGIGENTKIKDCIIDKNARIGKNVVLANSEGVQEADRSSEGFYIRSGITIILRNSVIKDGFVI, from the exons ATGGTAGCCTCTGCCGCTGCCCACTTGCACACTGCAATGGCATTGCATAAAGTCACCAACTCCAACATGCTACAGGTGAGGTTCTGTAATGGAGAATTCATGGGGAAGAAGCTCACATTTCAACAgaggaaacaaaatattaattacattCCAAATCTCAAACGGAAACTTTGTATCTCTTCTCTTATTGCCGATATAGCAGCTGAATCCAAG TTGAGAGGATTGAACATGGAAAAACGTGACTCGAGAACGGTGGTGGCGGTTATACTTGGAGGAGGAGCGGGTACTCGTTTGTTCCCGCTCACTAAACAGAGAGCAAAACCGGCG GTTCCGATCGGTGGGGCTTACAGACTGATTGATGTGCCGATGAGCAATTGCATAAACAGTGGAATCAACAAGGTTTACATTCTCACACAGTTCAATTCCGCATCGCTCAATAGGCATCTCGCTCGCGCTTACAATTTCGGTAGCGGAGTCACCTTAGGAGATGGTTTCGTTGAG GTTCTAGCAGCTACTCAAACTCCAGGAGAGGCCGGGAAGCGGTGGTTTCAGGGGACTGCCGATGCCGTACGACAGTTCCATTGGCTTTTTGAG GATGCAAGAAGCAAGGACATTGAAGATGTGTTGATTCTTTCTGGGGATCACTTGTATCGAATGGACTACATGGACTTTGTTCaa AATCACCGGCAGAGTGGTGCAGACATCACTCTTTCTTGTATCCCAATAGATGACAG TCGAGCGTCGGATTTTGGGCTAATGAAGATCGACAATAGCGGAAGGGTTATTTCATTCAGTGAAAAGCCTAGAGGGAAAGACCTGAAGGCGATg GAAGTGGACACAACAGTTTTAGGACTGTCAAAGGATGAGGCATTGAGAAAGCCGTACATAGCTTCCATGGGAGTTTATATCTTCAAAAAGGAGATACTTCTAAACATTTTGAG ATGGCGCTTCCCAACTGCGAATGACTTTGGATCAGAGATAATCCCTTTCTCAGCAAGAGAATTCTTGATGAAG gcatatttatttaatgattaTTGGGAAGACATAGGGACTATTAGATCCTTCTTTGAGGCAAATCTTGCGCTGACAGAGCAG CCACCAAGATTTAGCTTCTATGACGAAACAAAACCAATCTACACTTCAAGAAGAAATCTACCACCAACGAAGATTGACAATTGCAAG ATTGTTGATTCAATCATATCTCATGGATGTTTCTTGACTAACAGTTTCATAGATCACAGTGTCGTTGGTATTCGATCTCGCATAAACTCTAACGTTCACCTCAAG GACACAGTGATGCTTGGAGCTGACTTCTATGAAACTGAAGGGGAAGTCGCTGCACTTCTAGCTGAGGGAAGAGTGCCAATTGGAATTggagaaaatacaaaaatcaa GGACTGCATCATTGACAAAAATGCCAGAATAGGGAAAAATGTTGTTCTTGCTAATTCAGAG GGGGTTCAAGAGGCAGATAGGTCTTCAGAAGGGTTTTACATCCGCTCAGGAATTACCATTATACTAAGGAACTCAGTTATTAAAGATGGGTTTGTGATTTAG
- the LOC116404386 gene encoding LOW QUALITY PROTEIN: protein SUPPRESSOR OF K(+) TRANSPORT GROWTH DEFECT 1 (The sequence of the model RefSeq protein was modified relative to this genomic sequence to represent the inferred CDS: inserted 2 bases in 1 codon; deleted 1 base in 1 codon; substituted 1 base at 1 genomic stop codon) gives MVKEAVQEDNSGNYAKAFLLYMKALESFKTHFKYEKNPNIKEAITLKFNQYLHPAEVIRXALFDDGGLPGTSSSGYGVDPEQAKLLPDLHYVIIRRKPNVKWIDVAGLESAKQALQXAAILPLKFPQFFTG, from the exons ATGGTGAAGGAAGCAGTACAGGAAGATAATTCTGGCAATTATGCCAAGGCCTTCCTCTTATATATGAAAGCCTTGGAGAGCTTCAAAACTCATTTCAAGTATGAGAAGAATCCCAACATCAAGGAAGCCATTACACTAAAATTCAACCAGTACTTGCATCCTGCCGAAGTGATTCG TGCTCTCTTCGATGATGGCGGTCTTCCTGGAACGAGTTCTAGTGGATATGGGGTGGATCCAGAGCAAGCTAAGCTGCTGCCCGATCTTCATTACGTGATCATA AGAAGAAAGCCAAACGTCAAGTGGATTGATGTCGCTGGATTGGAGAGTGCCAAACAGGCATTACAATAGGCTGCAATATTACCATTGAAGTTCCCTCAGTTCTTTACCGGTTAG
- the LOC101203672 gene encoding protein ADP-ribosyltransferase PARP3: MKVHETRSHSHTHGAGEEEKIMTRKQKAESKTHENEQSPKKIKSEDENGRANGKSEASDLTKEFEEFCKATRESLSIDQMKEILQMNDQDSTGPDYEIASKCQDLLFYGALETCPVCRGRLVFDGKRYVCNGFLSEWSTCTFKTKDPPRRNETNKLPESVLNSPVSDLIKKYQNPSQRPKRNLGQSDKPFSGMTISLSGRLSRTHHYWRKEIEKHGGTVNNSVIGVSCLVVSPAERERGGSSKVAEAVERGIRVIREAWLLDSIEKQEAQPLEAYDVVTDLAVEGKGIPWDKQDPSEEALESLTAELKLYGKRGVHKDTKLQEQGGEIFEKDRILYNCAFSLCDQGRGLNEYCITQLIKVPDKNLHLFYKKGKVGDDPNAEERLEEWENEGNAVKEFVRLFKEITGNEFELWEREKKFEKKRGSFHPIDMDDGVDVRHGGLGLRQLGIATVHSKLEPEIANFMKVLCSQEIYKYALMEMAHDPPELPMGMLSKFHLERCEEILLEFIEKVKSMKETGFKAEAVWTDYSNRWFTLMHSTRPLIFKDYQEIAEHAAAVLEGVRDVTVASHLIGDMSGSTIDDPLSDRYGKLGGSVSLLEKDSDDYKMIVNYLEKTYEPVKVGDIEYGVTVDNIFSVESAALPSYGEIKKQPNKVLLWCGTRSSNLLRHLHKGFLPAICSLPVPGYMFGRAIVCSDAAAEAARYGFTAVDRPEGFLVLAIVSLGEEITEITSLPEDTKLLEEKKMGVKALGRKKTDESEHFVWKDEIRVPCGPLITSEHKDSPLEYNEYAVYNPKQTNIRFLVGVKYEEKGVVMDTQE, encoded by the exons ATGAAG gttCATGAAACAAGATCCCACTCTCACACTCACGGTGctggtgaagaagaaaagataatgACAAGGAAGCAGAAGGCAGAGAGCAAGACGCATGAAAATGAACAATCACCTAAGAAAATTAAGTCTGAAGATGAGAATGGCCGGGCCAACGGAAAGTCCGAAGCGTCCGACCTCACCAAAGAATTTGAAGAGTTCTGTAAGGCTACTAGAGAGAGTCTTTCCATTGATCAAATGAAAGAGATTCTACAAATGAATGACCAAGATTCCACAGGTCCTGACTATGAAATTGCTTCTAAATG TCAAGACTTGCTGTTCTATGGTGCACTAGAAACATGCCCTGTTTGTAGAGGGAGACTGGTATTTGATGGGAAACGTTATGTTTGTAATGGATTTCTAAGTGAATGGTCTACTTGTACCTTCAAAACAAAGGATCCACCAAGGAGAAATGAAACCAACAAGTTACCTGAATCAGTCTTGAATTCTCCTGTTTCAGAT TTGATAAAGAAGTATCAGAATCCTAGTCAACGTCCTAAGAGAAATCTTGGACAGTCAGATAAACCCTTCTCTGGAATGACAATTTCACTCTCTGGTCGTCTTTCGAGAACTCAT CATTACtggagaaaagaaattgagaagcATGGAGGGACTGTCAACAATTCTGTTATTG GTGTCAGTTGCTTGGTTGTCTCGCCTGCTGAGAGAGAGCGCGGTGGATCTTCCAAAGTTGCAGAAGCAGT TGAGAGAGGCATACGAGTCATACGGGAAGCTTGGCTGCTTGACAGCATTGAGAAGCAAGAAGCTCAGCCCTTGGAAGCTTATGATGTCGTAACGGATCTTGCGGTTGAAGGCAAAGGGATCCCTTGGGACAAACAAGATCCATCTGAAGAGGCACTTGAATCCCTCACAGCAGAA CTCAAGTTATATGGAAAGAGAGGCGTTCACAAGGATACCAAACTACAAGAACAAGGCGGAGAGATATTTGAGAAGGATAGGATCTTGTATAATTGTGCCTTTTCACTTTGCGATCAAGGCCGAGGACTCAACGA GTATTGTATTACTCAACTGATCAAAGTACCTGATAAAAACTTGCATCTGTTCTATAAGAAAGGAAAAGTTGGTGACGATCCCAATGCAGAAGAAAGGTTAGAGGAATgggaaaatgaaggaaatgcTGTAAAGGAATTTGTGAGGCTGTTTAAGGAAATAACTGGAAATGAATTCGAGCTGTGGGAAAGGGAGAAGAAGTTTGAGAAGAAACGCGGGTCTTTCCATCCAATTGATATG GATGATGGTGTAGACGTGAGACACGGAGGGCTTGGTCTTAGGCAGCTAGGAATTGCAACTGTTCACAGTAAGCTTGAGCCAGAGATTGCTAACTTTATGAAGGTTTTGTGCAGCCAAGAGATTTACAA GTACGCCCTCATGGAAATGGCACATGACCCTCCTGAATTACCAATGGGAATGCTTTCTAAATTTCACTTGGAGAGAT GTGAAGAGATCCTTCTAGAATTCATTGAGAAAGTAAAATCGATGAAAGAGACGGGATTCAAGGCCGAAGCTGTTTGGACAGACTATAGTAATAGATGGTTCACTCTAATGCATTCTACCAGACCTTTGATCTTCAAGGACTATCAAGAAATAGCAGAGCAT GCTGCTGCTGTGCTGGAGGGTGTTCGAGATGTAACAGTGGCTTCACATCTCATTGGAGACATGAGTGGATCTACCATCGATGATCCACTCTCAGATCGATATGGGAAATTGGGTGGTTCTGTTTCACTTCTGGAGAAGGATTCTGACGACTATAAAATGATTGTGAACTATCTCGAGAAAACCTACGAACCAGTGAAAGTTGGAGACATT GAATATGGAGTTACTGTCGACAACATATTTTCAGTGGAATCCGCAGCACTCCCCAGCTACGGAGAGATAAAGAAACAGCCAAATAAAGTTCTCTTGTGGTGTG GCACCCGAAGTTCGAATCTCTTGAGGCACTTGCACAAAGGTTTCTTGCCAGCAATATGCTCTCTTCCAGTTCCCGGTTACATG TTTGGCCGAGCGATAGTGTGCTCTGATGCTGCAGCAGAGGCAGCTCGGTATGGCTTCACAGCCGTAGACAGGCCAGAAGGGTTTCTGGTCCTAGCCATTGTTTCTCTTGGGGAAGAGATCACAGAGATAACAAGCTTACCTGAG GACACAAAATTAttggaggagaagaagatgggagTGAAAGCATTGGGTAGAAAGAAGACGGATGAATCAGAACACTTTGTATGGAAGGATGAAATTAGAGTTCCCTGTGGCCCTTTGATCACTTCAGAGCACAAAGATAGCCCTCTCGAGTACAATGAGTATGCAGTCTACAACCCGAAGCAG ACAAATATAAGGTTCTTGGTGGGGGTGAAGTACGAGGAGAAAGGTGTGGTAATGGACACACAAGAATGA
- the LOC101203423 gene encoding ABSCISIC ACID-INSENSITIVE 5-like protein 1: MENSQLEEMISEVAARQTNKHDSILSLTLDEIQCKSGKNFGGMSMDEFLANIWNVEDIQTQFHSQSQESEPQNHHPFMVTNNSRSNLCNQGSFSIPIPLCGKTVDEIWSEIHKDQQHPHHHKFINVQQNPCQSQQALGEMTLEDFLVKAGVVQEASSASCSMKQQLCSVNNRSMVDLGFGIGEKLGLSLSYQQNNDAARIRNMSGNCFSNYQMLTQSVGEPSDNSSIQKCQGLMTDWVEPSNKKRIIDGPTEVVVQRRQRRMIKNRESAARSRARKQAYTVELEVELNQLKEENIKLKEIVAESERNRKQEIMQRKQCEKRQKPTEKLRTMRRIASMAW; this comes from the exons ATGGAGAATTCTCAATTGGAAGAAATGATATCAGAGGTAGCAGCAAGACAGACAAACAAACATGACTCCATATTATCACTAACACTTGATGAAATCCAGTGTAAAAGTGGGAAGAATTTTGGTGGTATGAGTATGGATGAGTTTCTTGCTAATATATGGAATGTTGAAGATATTCAAACTCAATTTCATTCACAATCACAAGAAAGTGAACCTCAAAATCATCACCCTTTTATGGTTACTAATAATTCAAGGTCAAACCTTTGTAATCAGGGTTCTTTTTCCATTCCCATTCCACTTTGTGGTAAAACAGTGGATGAGATTTGGTCTGAAATTCACAAAGATCAACAACACCCACATCACCATAAGTTCATTAATGTTCAGCAAAATCCTTGCCAAAGTCAACAAGCTTTAGGGGAAATGACTTTGGAAGATTTCTTGGTGAAAGCTGGAGTTGTTCAAGAAGCTTCTTCTGCTTCTTGTTCAATGAAACAACAGTTATGTTCTGTGAATAACAGATCAATGGTGGATTTGGGGTTTGGGATTGGGGAGAAATTGGGGCTGTCTTTGTCTTATCAACAGAATAATGATGCTGCAAGAATCAGAAATATGTCTGGGAATTGcttttcaaattatcaaatGCTCACCCAATCAGTTGGGGAACCATCTGATAACAGTTCGATTCAGAAATGTCAAGGCTTGATGACTGATTGGGTTGAGCCTAGCAACAAGAAGAGGATAATCGATGGTCCTACCGAAGTTGTTGTTCAGCGGAGACAACGGAGGATGATCAAGAATCGAGAGTCTGCTGCTCGATCTAGAGCCAGAAAACAG GCATATACAGTGGAGTTGGAAGTGGAATTGAATCAGCTTAAAGAAGAGAATATAAAACTCAAGGAAATTGTG GCTGAATCTGAAAGGAATAGAAAGCAAGAG ATTATGCAGAGAAAACAGTGTGAAAAGAGACAGAAACCAACAGAAAAGTTGAGGACAATGAGGAGGATAGCAAGCATGGCTTGGTGA
- the LOC101219674 gene encoding E3 ubiquitin-protein ligase RHF1A, with product MANFTSSSSFVSLNPNAVSASAAASDDDFDDVCCICLDPFTSDDPATITSCKHEYHLQCILDWSQRSDECPICCQLLVLKDPVGQELLAAMASERLLKSRGLSSAASTSLHFHENFDFDHDSVHSDDSDFDDLIMQHLAAAASRARYVQRRERQRHFGVGPSQVSSACPEVPMSPRFQDATLTSPNSDSPSPSSPMPSVGRTGINKISPSVILLPDTPSGSQQKTNQSEGLSFQDSIKSKWSATSAKYKESILRSTQGIKEKLLARNSSVKELSKGVKREVSAGIAGVARMIDRLDLTSKRNTGSVSFFSCSGGTSNSLKGKNVVQESAVTDGSVKINRICTGSPSQVSPTVPSSVKVSLAQRGD from the exons ATGGCCAATTtcacttcatcttcttcttttgtctctCTGAATCCCAATGCTGTTTCAGCTTCTGCTGCTGCTTCTGATGATGATTTTGATGATGTTTGCTGTATTTGTCTCGACCCATTTACCTCCGATGATCCTGCCACT ATTACCAGTTGCAAGCATGAATATCATCTCCAATGTATTCTTGATTG GTCTCAAAGAAGCGATGAGTGCCCAATCTGTTGCCAGTTGCTAGTGTTGAAGGATCCTGTTGG TCAGGAGCTTCTAGCAGCTATGGCTAGTGAAAGGCTTTTGAAGTCGAGAGGCTTGTCTTCTGCTGCATCTACTTCTTTGCATTTCCACgaaaactttgattttgatcAT GACTCTGTGCACTCGGATGACTCCGACTTTGATGACCTGATTATGCAGCATCTTGCTGCTGCAGCTAGCAGAGCTCGGTATGTTCAGAGAAGGGAGAGGCAAAGACATTTTGGAGTTGGGCCTTCACAAGTTTCCTCTGCATGTCCAGAGGTTCCAATGTCACCACGATTTCAAGATGCAACTCTAACTTCACCTAATAGTGATTCACCATCTCCCAGTTCTCCAATGCCATCGGTTGGCCGAACtggaattaataaaatctccCCTAG TGTAATTTTACTACCTGATACACCGTCAGGTAGTCAACAGAAAACAAACCAATCTGAGGGGCTCTCTTTCCAAGATTCCATCAAATCCAAATGGTCTGCTACTTCTGCAAA GTACAAGGAGTCAATCTTGCGAAGCACTCAAGGTATTAAGGAGAAACTGCTTGCTCGTAACAGCTCCGTCAAGGAGCTAAGCAAGGGAGTAAAGCGTGAAGTTAGTGCTGGGATTGCTGGCGTTGCTCGAATGATCGATCGCCTAGATTTGACTTCAAAAAGGAATACTGGTTCCGTTTCCTTCTTCAGCTGCAGTGGGGGTACATCAAATTCCTTGAAAGGAAAGAACGTAGTGCAAGAGAGTGCTGTCACTGACGGTTCagttaaaattaatagaatatgTACTGGTTCACCTTCACAAGTTTCCCCAACCGTTCCAAGCTC
- the LOC101219115 gene encoding zinc finger A20 and AN1 domain-containing stress-associated protein 3 codes for MAEEHRCQAPKLCANNCGFFGSPATRDFCSKCYRDLQLKEQQSSTAKLALNQTLAASLLLNPEPEAKEQRVEEEEEVRTEVVRTAAAEERQQQQPSRCMTCRRRVGLTGFKCRCGMVYCGSHRYPEQHGCEFDFKQMGKEQIAKANPVVKGEKLQKI; via the coding sequence ATGGCTGAAGAACATAGATGCCAAGCGCCCAAGCTTTGTGCGAACAATTGCGGGTTCTTTGGCAGTCCCGCCACAAGAGATTTCTGTTCTAAATGTTACCGAGATCTGCAGTTGAAGGAACAACAATCCTCCACCGCTAAACTAGCCTTAAACCAAACCCTGGCGGCGTCGTTGTTGTTAAATCCGGAACCGGAAGCGAAGGAACAACGCgtggaggaggaagaggaggtGAGGACGGAAGTGGTTCGGACGGCAGCGGCGGAGGAAAGACAACAACAGCAGCCGAGCCGATGTATGACGTGCAGGCGGCGCGTGGGGTTGACGGGGTTCAAGTGCCGGTGTGGGATGGTGTATTGTGGGAGTCACCGGTACCCGGAACAACACGGGTGTGAATTTGACTTCAAGCAGATGGGAAAGGAGCAGATCGCGAAGGCGAATCCGGTGGTGAAGGGGGAGAAACTGCAGAAGATTTGA